The Thermodesulfobacteriota bacterium genome includes the window GATCCGTTTCCTTTTCAGGTACTTTAGAATATCCTCTTTCCACTCGCCGAGGATCGGCCGGACGATCCCGTCTTCCGTCTCCCGCGGAATCCCTTTCAGCCCCGCGATGCCGGCCCCTTCCAGGAATCGCATGAGGACCGTCTCGATCTGGTCGTCGGCGGTGTGCGCCATGGCGACGGCCGCGCCTCCGTATCCGGCGGACAGTCCCTTGAGGAATCCGTGCCGGGCCCTCCTTGCCCGGTCCTCGAAACCCTTCCGGGAGCCGCACTTCTCAATCCTGCATATTCTCGTTTCCAATCCATATTTTTTAGTTAGATGTTCAACCAATGCCTGATCCTTTTCCGATTCCGGGCCGCGCGTGCCGTGATTGACGTGCCCGACCACGATCTTCCGTTTTTCGCGCCGGACCAGACCTTCCAGCAGATAGATCGAGTCCGGTCCTCCGGACACCGCCGCGATGATGACGTTTCGCGTCAAGGCCTTTTCGGTTCCGACAGCAGTCGTCGAAGGTATTCGCCGTATCCGTTGTTTTTCATCTGCGACGCCAGCAACGCGATCTCCTCCCGGCCGATGAAACCCATCCGGAACGCCACTTCCTCAATGCACGAGATCTTCAGCCCCTGCCGCTTTTCGATCGTCTCCACGAACGTCCCCGCTTCGAGGAGCGAGTCGTGCGTTCCCGTGTCCAGCCAGGCGAAGCCTCTTCCGAGGACCTCCACCCTCAGCGCCCCTTTCCGCTGGTACGCCTTGATCAGGTCCGTGATTTCCAGCTCCCCCCGTGCGGAGGGCTTGAGGGAGGATGAGATTTTCGCCGCATGACGATCGCAGAAATAGATCCCGGGGATGGCGTAGCTCGATTTCGGCTGCTTCGGCTTCTCCTCGATGCTGAGCACCCTGCCCTTTCCGTCGAATTCCACGACGCCGTAGCGTTCGGGATCCCGCACGAGGTACGCGAAGATCACCGCGCCGTCGCGGCGGGCCTCCGCCTTTTTCAGGATCGACTGGAATCCTTGGCCGTGGAAGATGTTGTCGCCGAGAATCAGGCAGGACGGATTGTTTCCGATGAAATCCTCTGCGATCAGGAACGCCTGCGCAAGCCCTTCCGGCCGCGGTTGCTCGGCGTAGGAAAGGTCGATTCCCCATTGGGACCCGTCCCCCATCAGTTCCCGAAACCGGGGAAGGTCGGTCGGGGTCGAAATGACGAGGATGTCCCGGATGCCGGCCAGCATCAGGGTGGAAAGGGGATAATAGATCATCGGCTTGTCATAGATCGGGAGAAGCTGCTTGCTCACGACCTTCGTGATCGGATACAGGCGCGTCCCTGCGCCACCGGCGAGGACGATTCCCTTCCGAAGCGCCGATCCACCTTTATTTCCCACGGCATCCCCTCTCTTCATTCGCGTATTTTGACATCCTCCCCTCCCACGGCGGCAGGCCGCAGCCGGTTGGCGGAAAGGGACAGGTTCCTGCTTTAGTGCCTATATTAAGTCTTTTTTTGACTGCGACCAAACATTGGAAACCATGGTGCATTCGCATTTGCCTTGCGCTTTCCTTCCCCGACTTTACGGCAGGGGTTTAACGCGCTCCGGATCAAGAAGGACCACCTATAGGCAATTTATAAGCAATAACGGGAAAGATATTTCACACCTCGGTTTCGCTGACTCCGGCGAGTCTTCTAACGAGTGTATTTTATTATGTTTTAATGTAATCTGGAAACGATTGCGATGGGCTTGTTCCTTGCTATTATATTGTGTCAGGAGGCGGTGCAACCCCGATGTTCGATCATTCGTTCCTGCCCAAGTGCTCGATCGATTATCCGCTGGAGATCGCTCCGGAGGAGATCGCCTCCCTCGCCCATCCCGTAAACACCCTGTTGAGAAGCAGTTACCTGATCGGTGGATCCTTCAGCTTCGAGGAAACGTTCAACTCGTTCTTCGACGTCGCCGCCGAGATCGCCGGCGCGGAAGTTTGCGGCATCCTCCTTCCGGGGGAGAATGCGGTCGGGACGTGGGAACTCAAGGTCGGTCGCCGGATTTCCGTTTCCGGAAGGCAGGAAATCCTCGAAGAGCTCGCCGCCCCCGCCGTCATCGCGTCCCGTTTCGGCAAGGCGATCTCGGTGGAGGCCGATGCGGGTCCGTGGGCTTCGCCGATCTGCGAGGCGTGGGGATCGCGGCACCTCCTGGCGTTCCCCCTCCACCGCGACCGCGACATCGCGGGGACCCTGGTTTTCGGCAGAAAAGAGGTTCCCTTCACCGGCGTGCACGCGAAGCTTCTTTGCGCTCTGGCGATGCAGGCGGAAAACCACCTTTACCGGCACGAGCCGGTCCGGGGGCTCTCCGT containing:
- the rfbA gene encoding glucose-1-phosphate thymidylyltransferase RfbA, which codes for MGNKGGSALRKGIVLAGGAGTRLYPITKVVSKQLLPIYDKPMIYYPLSTLMLAGIRDILVISTPTDLPRFRELMGDGSQWGIDLSYAEQPRPEGLAQAFLIAEDFIGNNPSCLILGDNIFHGQGFQSILKKAEARRDGAVIFAYLVRDPERYGVVEFDGKGRVLSIEEKPKQPKSSYAIPGIYFCDRHAAKISSSLKPSARGELEITDLIKAYQRKGALRVEVLGRGFAWLDTGTHDSLLEAGTFVETIEKRQGLKISCIEEVAFRMGFIGREEIALLASQMKNNGYGEYLRRLLSEPKRP